DNA from Sphingomonas sp. SUN039:
TGCCCGCCGACGCTTTCGGTGCTGGTCTTGTCGATCCGCAACTTGTTGCCGCGGAATGCATCGAAGCCGCCACCCCAGGGGTGATCGCGGGCATAGTCGATGGTCCATTTCCAGACCGCGATACGCGTCGAGGCCGAGCTGTCGGCCTTGTACCCCTGAATCGTGTCCATGCGCTTGGTATAGCTTTCGGGCAGGTTGGGGATGGCGATGGCGAGCCCTGCCGCGACCAGCCCGAGATACAGCATCCGCCGCTTCGTATGGCGCAGCATCAGCACGCCGAGCACGCCGATGCAGATCAATCCGGTGCGCGCCTGCGTCCCGACCGGGATCAGCAGGCAGGCAAAGATCAGCGCACCCGCAAACACCCGCACCCGCCAGTCGGGCGGATAGATCGTGCCGTATCTGGTCAACCACAGGATGACCGGTACGATAGCGACGGCGATGCAGGCGAGCGTGCTGCCCTCGTACAGGCCGTTGTTTTGCGACACCATCAGGTTGAGCACGCCATAGCCACCGCCGGACGCCAGCGTCTTGATCCCGCCGACGATGATGATCGACGCGGCGCACAACACCATGAACAGCGCGAGCGCCTCGATCCGCAACTTGGTGCGGAGTGTCAGTGGCAGGAAGATTGCAAAGATCAGCGCCTTCCACACCCAGTCCCATTTGGCGAGAGCCTCGAGTGGGAAATCGGCGACACTGGTCGTGACGCCGCAGTAGATCAGCAACAGGAACAGCAGCGCCTGGCGCGGCGCAATCGTCAGGCCGCGCTTGTCGTCTGCGGCCGCCCAGCCGAGGAAGGCAAGGAGGAAAGCGATCAGCGACACCTGCACGCTGTTGAGCAGCCAATAGGTCAGGCGCTGTGGCGAGACGATATCGACATAGGCATAGACCAGCACGAACAGGAACGGCCGCCGGAACCCGAGACCGATGAACGCAAGCAGAAACGCGACAAAGGCGAGGTCGCGCATCTATTTGTCGCTCTTGTTTCTGGCCCAGCCGCGCTTTTCGGTCTGCCCGTCCTCGCGGTCGAGGTCGGGGCGGTTGTAAAGCCGCCACGCCGCGTAGAACAGCAGGGCATGCGTCAGGGCCAGCGAGAAAGTGTCGATCATTGTTGCGTCTTGCCTTGTCTGGCCCTGTCCTAGCCGAATGCGGTTGACGCCACATTAAGTTTGGGTGTGGCAGGGAAATTGCGATGCGTATCCTCCACGTTCTCGACCACAGCCTGCCGCTACACAGCGGCTACACCTTCCGCACCCGCGCGATCCTGAAGGCGCAGGTCGCGCGCGGATGGGACGTGATGGGGGTTACGGGCTGGCGGCATTTCGCCGAGGGGCCGGACCCCGAAACCGCCGACGGCCTGACTTTCGGGCGGACGGCGAAAGGGCGGGGTGCACCTGCGCCGCTGGGAGAGCTGCTGGAGGTCAATAGTTTTTCGCGGCGGATCGCCACCGCCATCGAGAGCTTCAAGCCCGATATCGTCCATGCCCATTCGCCGGTGCTCGATGCGCTGGCGGCGCTCAAT
Protein-coding regions in this window:
- a CDS encoding putative O-glycosylation ligase, exosortase A system-associated; the protein is MRDLAFVAFLLAFIGLGFRRPFLFVLVYAYVDIVSPQRLTYWLLNSVQVSLIAFLLAFLGWAAADDKRGLTIAPRQALLFLLLIYCGVTTSVADFPLEALAKWDWVWKALIFAIFLPLTLRTKLRIEALALFMVLCAASIIIVGGIKTLASGGGYGVLNLMVSQNNGLYEGSTLACIAVAIVPVILWLTRYGTIYPPDWRVRVFAGALIFACLLIPVGTQARTGLICIGVLGVLMLRHTKRRMLYLGLVAAGLAIAIPNLPESYTKRMDTIQGYKADSSASTRIAVWKWTIDYARDHPWGGGFDAFRGNKLRIDKTSTESVGGQTDVTQSVEYDQARAYHSAYFEMLGEQGYPGLLIWLAIHLGGLFSMERLRARTKKMAEAEWVSGLAGALFQAHVIYLVGALFIGIAFQPFVFMLIGLQIGLSTYARRYVVAPAPTHRAGGWAAAQ